A single Anopheles arabiensis isolate DONGOLA chromosome 2, AaraD3, whole genome shotgun sequence DNA region contains:
- the LOC120895889 gene encoding uncharacterized protein LOC120895889: MRGTSAPANRPLPVVVWVLLALSPALIDRCDAFDIFPPNYDIRYRLETDVTLVPDVHATDNYMWYLNGYLRVHRYDAKNLAAQIELDRHHIPQSEGDVSALLQPFRIAIANDTILSIQFKLNEPIWSANIKRALASLLQAHGDGPGAYVVDEQGIFGSCPTEYFVVNKSNVYEISKTYGMDRCTIYRGAIYLTRSNIPQNHCIPNKQPQAITSRIANYKLRKIESYRYMLTELDGTMRTNIRTLESYYPQFLYSRVVLRYDRHQVLEDGPPGRPVVDIVSGMALLFSPILFDSPDLEATGGRSPKSKEKLIKRTASLLNAMADNLETVDNKLKEPYDETVSEIIRLMGTMDLETLKQLYEEIDLGTSYRQETARNIFLEIVPRTGTTSTILLTRDLIMNKQVNPMTAVQLLISLPFYMAEPSPELVKECEVFLEVGADRPDIKHAAVLSYATMIYNTFVAGKLTADTFEKYVKMYFDLFLNSFEYEQQMLYLEGLGNLQLENVAEYLDPIIRADYPQNTDIRFLAMLALLPTAHLRPNQVYETYWPIFHSRTSPLQLRVAAFTMLLFSNPTPGRLLGLYSVIKTENDPHMINFYRTTVLSISETTYPCYQHLKLLLAYMTRQLPDAPAPKYWVTGNYLFDYRDRKFHIGSMLQTMLIGSHQTDLPMIASLKFDTEALGRFTGQLGLYIKARGLSDAVINRLTTFNSSHLRLDRLSSILKTMKLSTISPTPLHFEFIVQFEGKAVLCYHLNQTTFHNLTDGNIINRINLLRDSHVNMQIVRRPFMIKYALPTLLGTPADILIENTVLATVRGNTTQQMMLMDKVARSNQVDVRYSSYAVVKIRSYNPINDVEYSTIREQGFLVYIPVNNEIVWDIAGKSISYSFYRPENMTSGISLKSRTRNTPANGSSAAETLEPKEEDIAKYGYRIDDLGIQLLARVHQDYTKDNVMFMLETDILDNAKVLTKAPFSLVNNVLRIVSLIQLNTIHIGRDKHLTLLIANDQKTLLQGTLKWDTQNYSKQPAVPENEVLRVNLILAHTIPKPEGSRDEVKVLHKWDIVSQYTNFKCDRAARIFFSLTRHEWNSSHWKMCFSADYRPLVFLQRPFELTGEVVFGETRVPKQCPKEPRIAFNVSYHLPEYVERIYRALDTKDRSCPKEILRLTPPPFSGECRANRFSPLTTVTGLDAHLKFTKLPSWIDMLLHRLDHAVSAVVPGRVQTLNMTDHIDVQARVLQWSNDTEIQINGGTIWFPSRFYHNVKMQHSYTSRIEYGFLSVCSLIYDKLTTFNDRVLQLTNEVRDEYRVRDSFLLTADCSLTPKMAVFVLDDQKGVQIYTGGNYLIYEPGGNSYNASSNSSPTMTVNINDEQLIDLRNIVYQYPPDDEFYDFRVYIDREGVLVVENQLNGAVVQYGPAGIVNLLLPTVHKGQMCGLCSDRE, from the exons TTCTGCTTGCACTGTCACCGGCTCTAATCGACCGTTGCGATGCGTTCGATATTTTCCCTCCGAACTATGACATCCGATACCGGCTGGAAACGGACGTAACGCTAGTGCCGGATGTGCACGCGACCGACAACTACATGTGGTATCTGAACGGGTACCTGCGCGTCCATCGGTACGATGCCAAGAATCTCGCCGCTCAG ATCGAGCTCGATCGCCACCACATACCGCAAAGCGAGGGCGATGTGTCGGCCCTCCTGCAACCGTTCCGCATAGCGATCGCGAACGATACGATCCTGAGCATACAGTTCAAGCTGAACGAACCGATCTGGTCGGCCAACATCAAGCGCGCGCTGGCCTCGCTGCTGCAGGCGCACGGCGACGGGCCGGGTGCGTACGTCGTCGACGAGCAGGGCATCTTCGGCAGCTGCCCGACCGAGTACTTCGTGGTGAACAAGTCGAACGTGTACGAGATCTCGAAAACGTACGGCATGGACCGGTGCACGATCTATCGCGGTGCGATCTACCTGACGCGCAGCAACATCCCGCAGAACCACTGCATCCCGAACAAGCAGCCGCAGGCGATCACGTCGCGCATCGCCAACTACAAGCTGCGCAAGATCGAATCGTACCGGTACATGCTGACCGAGCTGGACGGCACGATGCGCACCAACATACGGACGCTCGAGTCGTACTATCCGCAGTTCCTGTACTCGCGCGTCGTGCTGCGGTACGACCGGCACCAGGTGCTGGAGGACGGGCCCCCGGGCCGGCCGGTAGTGGACATCGTCAGCGGGATGGCGCTGCTGTTCAGCCCGATCCTGTTCGACAGTCCCGATCTGGAGGCGACCGGTGGCCGCAGCCCAAAGTCGAAGGAGAAGCTAATCAAGCGGACCGCCAGCCTGTTGAACGCGATGGCGGACAACCTCGAGACGGTCGACAACAAGCTGAAGGAACCGTACGACGAGACGGTGTCAGAAATCATCCGGCTGATGGGCACGATGGATCTGGAAACGCTGAAGCAGCTGTACGAGGAGATCGATCTCGGCACGTCCTACCGGCAGGAGACGGCCCGGAACATCTTTCTCGAGATAGTGCCGCGCACCGGGACCACCTCGACGATACTGCTGACGCGCGATCTGATCATGAACAAGCAGGTCAACCCGATGACGGCGGTGCAGCTGCTGATTTCGCTCCCGTTCTACATGGCCGAACCGTCGCCGGAGCTGGTGAAGGAGTGCGAGGTGTTTCTGGAGGTGGGTGCGGACCGGCCGGACATTAAGCATGCGGCCGTGCTGAGCTACGCCACGATGATCTACAACACGTTCGTCGCCGGCAAGCTGACCGCGGACACGTTCGAGAAGTACGTGAAAATGTACTTCGATCTGTTTCTGA ACAGCTTCGAGTACGAGCAGCAGATGCTCTATCTCGAAGGGTTAGGCAATCTGCAGCTGGAAAACGTGGCCGAATATCTGGATCCAATCATTCGTGCCGACTATCCACAAAACACGGACATTCGCTTTCTGGCGATGCTGGCACTGCTGCCCACCGCCCATCTCCGCCCGAACCAGGTGTACGAGACGTACTGGCCAATCTTTCACTCGCGCACCAGcccgctgcagctgcgggTAGCCGCCTTTACCATGCTGCTGTTCTCCAACCCAACGCCGGGCCGGTTGCTGGGCCTGTACAGCGTGATCAAGACGGAGAACGATCCGCACATGATCAACTTCTACCGCACGACCGTGCTGAGCATCTCCGAGACGACCTACCCGTGCTACCAGCATCT CAAGCTGCTGCTCGCCTACATGACCCGCCAGCTGCCAGATGCACCTGCACCCAAGTACTGGGTCACCGGGAACTATCTGTTCGACTACCGGGACCGCAAGTTCCACATCGGCTCGATGCTGCAGACGATGCTGATCGGTAGCCACCAGACGGATCTGCCGATGATTGCATCGCTCAAGTTCGACACGGAAGCGCTCGGGCGGTTCACAGGCCAGCTGGGA CTGTACATTAAGGCACGGGGTCTGAGTGATGCCGTCATCAACCGGCTGACCACGTTCAACTCGAGCCACCTTCGGCTCGATCGGCTGAGCAGCATTCTGAAGACGATGAAGCTGTCCACCATCAGCCCGACGCCGCTGCACTTTGAGTTTATCGTGCAGTTTGAGGGCAAGGCCGTACTGTGCTACCATCTGAATCAAACGACGTTTCACAATCTTACCGATGGCAACA TCATCAATCGGATCAATCTGCTGCGGGACAGCCACGTGAACATGCAGATCGTTCGCCGCCCGTTCATGATCAAGTACGCGCTGCCGACGCTGCTCGGTACGCCGGCCGACATACTGATCGAGAACACCGTGCTGGCGACGGTGCGCGGCAACACTACGCAgcagatgatgctgatggatAAGGTGGCCCGCAGCAACCAGGTGGACGTGCGGTACTCCTCGTACGCCGTGGTCAAGATCCGCAGCTACAACCCCATCAACGATGTGGAGTACTCGACCATCCGCGAGCAGGGCTTCCTGGTGTACATACCGGTCAACAACGAGATCGTGTGGGACATTGCGGGCAAATCGATCAGCTACAGCTTCTACCGGCCGGAAAACATGACCAGTGGGATCTCGCTCAAGAGCCGCACGCGCAACACGCCGGCAAATGGGTCGTCGGCGGCGGAAACACTCGAACCGAAGGAGGAAGATATCGCCAAGTACGGGTACCGGATTGACGATCTTGGCATTCAGCTGCTGGCCCGCGTGCATCAGGACTACACCAAGGACAACGTGATGTTCATGCTCGAGACGGACATACTGGACAATGCGAAGGTGCTGACGAAGGCACCGTTCTCGCTGGTGAACAATGTGCTGCGCATCGTCAGCCTGATCCAGCTGAACACGATCCACATCGGGCGCGACAAGCATCTGACGCTGCTGATCGCGAACGATCAGAAAACGCTCCTGCAGGGTACGCTCAAGTGGGACACGCAGAACTACTCGAAGCAGCCGGCCGTGCCGGAAAACGAGGTGCTGCGCGTGAACCTCATACTGGCGCACACCATCCCGAAGCCGGAGGGAAGCCGCGACGAGGTGAAGGTGCTGCACAAGTGGGACATTGTGTCGCAGTACACCAACTTCAAGTGTGACCGGGCGGCCCGGATCTTCTTCTCCCTGACGCGCCACGAATGGAACAGCTCTCACTGGAAG ATGTGCTTTTCGGCGGATTATCGACCGCTGGTGTTTCTGCAGCGACCGTTCGAGCTTACCGGTGAGGTGGTGTTTGGTGAAACGCGGGTACCGAAACAGTGCCCCAAGGAGCCACGGATTGCGTTCAATGTGTCGTACCATCTGCCCGAGTACGTTGAGCGCATCTACCGCGCACTGGACACCAAGGATCGCAGCTGCCCGAAGGAGATACTGCGCCTGACGCCACCACCGTTCTCCGGGGAGTGTCGCGCAAATCGGTTCAGCCCGCTGACCACCGTAACCGGGCTGGATGCACACCTGAAGTTCACTAAG CTTCCGTCGTGGATTGATATGCTGCTGCACCGGTTGGATCATGCCGTCTCGGCCGTTGTGCCCGGGCGCGTACAAACGCTCAACATGACCGACCACATCGATGTGCAGGCCCGGGTGCTGCAGTGGTCGAATGATACCGAGATTCAAATCAACGGTGGCACCATCTGGTTCCCTTCGCGCTTCTATCACAACGTCAAGATGCAGCACTCCTACACGTCACGGATCGAGTACGGGTTTCTCA gTGTGTGCAGCCTGATCTACGACAAGCTGACCACGTTCAACGATCGCGTCCTGCAGCTGACGAACGAGGTACGGGACGAGTACCGGGTGCGCGATAGCTTCCTGCTGACCGCCGACTGCTCGCTCACCCCGAAGATGGCCGTGTTTGTGCTGGACGACCAGAAGGGTGTGCAGATCTACACCGGCGGCAACTATCTGATCTACGAGCCGGGTGGCAATAGTTACaacgccagcagcaacagctcacCCACGATGACGGTCAACATTAACGATGAGCAGCTGATTGATCTGCGCAATATCGTGTACCAGTACCCGCCGGACGATGAGTTCTACGACTTCCGGGTGTACATCGATCGGGAgggtgtgctggtggtggagaaCCAGCTGAACGGTGCGGTCGTACAGTACGGACCGGCGGGCATAGTCaatctgctgctgccgacCGTCCACAAGGGCCAAATGTGCGGGCTGTGCAGTGATCGCGAGTAG
- the LOC120895895 gene encoding arginine kinase-like, with translation MASLDQKREAFRKYLESAGAIDCLSKALIRLYQEDHKPEDACKFIRQVLCESCPTDEQVAESMAELDEARKRIRHLERENRGLLLSVRRTASETNLALDSGLAGLAEDEACDSLLKRHLTPEVLETLRELKTPAFKSTLLDCVQSGLKNRDSHVGVYAADPMAYSVFAALFDPLIEEYHGGFGSDGQQPELSWGEPSELENPDPEGQYVVSTRVRCARSVEGMPFHPRMQEDQYEEIYEKVREAVQDLPEELQGELHLLAALDAGQKEDLTEGHYLFKECDRFLDEAQANRFFPAGRAIFLNESKTFVLWVNEEDHLRIISMQEGADVAQVYQRFITALETLGQKIPFQRDERLGFLTFCPTNLGTAIRASVHIRLPKLSADKARMEEAAATHKLQIRGVHGEHTDTGDGVLDVSNKRRLGLTEFEAVKEMVDGVKALIELEKELEAGGGGEAAADEAPAAEE, from the exons ATGGCTTCG CTGGACCAGAAGCGTGAAGCGTTCCGCAAGTATCTCGAATCGGCCGGCGCTATCGATTGCCTCAGCAAGGCACTGATACGCCTGTACCAGGAAGACCACAAGCCGGAGGATGCGTGCAAGTTCATCCGCCAGGTGCTGTGCGAGAGCTGCCCCACCGACGAGCAGGTGGCGGAAAGTATGGCCGAACTGGACGAAGCTCGCAAGCGGATACGGCACCTGGAGCGCGAAAATCGAGGCCTACTGCTGAGCGTACGGCGCACCGCGAGCGAAACCAACCTTGCCCTCGACAGTGGGCTGGCGGGTCTGGCCGAGGACGAGGCGTGCGATTCGCTGCTCAAGAGGCATCTTACGCCCGAGGTGCTCGAAACGCTCCGGGAGCTGAAAACACCGGCCTTCAAGTCGACGCTGCTCGACTGCGTCCAGTCCGGGCTGAAGAATCGGGACTCGCACGTGGGCGTGTATGCGGCCGACCCGATGGCGTACAGCGTGTTTGCCGCCCTGTTCGATCCGCTGATCGAGGAGTACCATGGAGGGTTCGGGTCGGATGGTCAGCAGCCCGAGCTGAGCTGGGGTGAACCGAGCGAGCTGGAAAATCCGGACCCGGAGGGTCAGTACGTTGTGTCGACCCGGGTACGCTGTGCCCGGTCGGTGGAGGGTATGCCGTTCCATCCGCGCATGCAGGAGGACCAGTACGAGGAGATCTACGAGAAGGTGCGGGAAGCCGTGCAGGACCTGCCGGAGGAGTTGCAGGGCGAGCTGCACCTGCTCGCGGCGCTCGATGCCGGCCAGAAGGAGGACCTGACGGAGGGGCACTATCTGTTCAAGGAGTGTGACCGATTTCTGGACGAGGCACAGGCGAACCGGTTCTTCCCGGCGGGGCGTGCAATCTTTCTGAACGAGAGCAAAACGTTCGTCCTGTGGGTGAATGAGGAGGACCATCTGCGCATTATCTCCATGCAGGAGGGCGCAGATGTTG CACAAGTCTATCAACGGTTCATTACCGCGCTGGAGACACTGGGCCAAAAGATTCCCTTCCAGCGGGACGAGCGACTCGGCTTTCTCACCTTCTGTCCCACCAATCTCGGCACGGCGATCCGCGCCTCGGTGCACATTCGCCTGCCGAAGCTGAGCGCCGACAAGGCACGGATGGAAGAGGCGGCCGCCACTCACAAGCTGCAGATTCGCGGTGTTCACGGTGAGCATACGGACACCGGTGACGGTGTGCTGGATGTGTCCAACAAGCGACGCCTCGGGCTTACCGAGTTCGAGGCGGTGAAGGAGATGGTGGACGGCGTCAAGGCACTGATCGAGCTGGAGAAGGAGCTCGAGGCTGGCGGAGGTGGTGAAGCCGCCGCAGATGAGGCTCCGGCAGCAGAGGAGTAA